The Saccharomyces cerevisiae S288C chromosome VII, complete sequence genome includes a region encoding these proteins:
- the GET1 gene encoding GET complex subunit GET1 (Subunit of the GET complex; involved in insertion of tail-anchored proteins into the ER membrane; required for the retrieval of HDEL proteins from the Golgi to the ER in an ERD2 dependent fashion and for normal mitochondrial morphology and inheritance; Get1p and Get2p form an aqueous channel for protein translocation and insertion into the membrane): MHWAAAVAIFFIVVTKFLQYTNKYHEKWISKFAPGNELSKKYLAKVKERHELKEFNNSISAQDNYAKWTKNNRKLDSLDKEINNLKDEIQSENKAFQAHLHKLRLLALTVPFFVFKIMYGKTPVYKLSSSTSTLFPTFVSGVWSQGWLYVLLHPLRTISQKWHIMEGKFGASKFDDMALQSVSLGIWVWALMNVINGVEFIVKQLFLTPKMEAPASVETQEEKALDAVDDAIILD, translated from the coding sequence ATGCATTGGGCAGCAGCGGTAGCGATATTCTTTATTGTGGTCACAAAGTTTCTACAGTATACAAACAAATACCACGAGAAATGGATCTCTAAATTTGCACCAGGAAATGAATTATCCAAAAAATACTTAGCCAAGGTCAAAGAACGTCACgaattaaaagaattcAACAACTCTATCTCCGCGCAGGATAATTATGCCAAATGGACTAAGAACAATAGAAAATTGGACTCGttagataaagaaataaataacTTGAAGGACGAAATACAATCAGAAAATAAAGCCTTTCAGGCCCATCTTCACAAACTCAGGTTATTGGCATTGACGGTGCCATTTTTTGTGTTTAAGATTATGTACGGCAAGACACCAGTTTACAAGTTGAGTTCCTCGACTAGCACCTTGTTCCCTACGTTTGTAAGTGGTGTTTGGTCTCAAGGCTGGTTATATGTTCTCTTGCATCCTCTAAGGACTATTTCTCAGAAATGGCATATAATGGAGGGCAAATTTGGTGCTTCCAAGTTTGATGATATGGCTTTACAGAGTGTCTCTTTGGGAATCTGGGTTTGGGCATTGATGAATGTCATCAACGGCGTGGAATTTATCGTTAAGCAATTGTTTTTGACTCCCAAAATGGAAGCACCTGCATCTGTGGAGACTCAAGAGGAGAAAGCCTTGGATGCTGTCGACGATGCCATTATTTTAGATTAG